One Balneola sp. DNA window includes the following coding sequences:
- a CDS encoding MarR family transcriptional regulator: MAEAALKTVWQELRANILETEVWLRTTMKDFLEEFDITQQQLSILRILKEANNEPMSTKGIQAKMRDKSSDTSRLVDRLIKKELVRKRKDPKDGRLIQVFIKYEGLRLLAQVEDRLDELDGEFALLSEDEAEQLNVLLEKARS; this comes from the coding sequence ATGGCTGAAGCAGCTCTCAAAACTGTATGGCAAGAACTCCGTGCGAATATACTTGAAACGGAAGTATGGTTACGAACTACGATGAAAGACTTTCTCGAAGAATTCGATATTACCCAGCAACAGCTTTCTATTCTAAGGATTCTGAAAGAAGCGAATAACGAGCCGATGTCCACTAAAGGAATTCAGGCGAAGATGAGGGATAAAAGTTCAGATACCTCTCGTTTAGTCGATCGGTTGATAAAAAAGGAATTAGTCAGAAAAAGAAAAGACCCTAAAGATGGCCGGCTAATACAGGTTTTTATTAAGTATGAAGGGCTTCGGTTACTAGCTCAGGTGGAAGACCGGCTGGATGAACTGGACGGTGAGTTTGCCTTACTTTCTGAAGATGAGGCCGAGCAACTGAATGTATTGCTCGAAAAAGCACGGTCTTAA
- a CDS encoding EamA family transporter: protein MKNIFLYLTPALIWGSTWFAITFQVGEVDAIVSVSYRFLLAGVILLVYSKFRKLNLTFNRSEHGFILLQGLFLFGFNYWMVYLAEQVLTSGLVALIFSTMLFMNIFNSRIFLKNVIPWKVYGGAVLGLTGIVMIFYKDLLNFSFSDAASIALLQAIGASYIASLGNIISARNQSAGLPILQTNAIGMTYGAIAMAAVALFSGYTFSYESDITYSLSLLYLAVFGSVFAFGAYLSLIGRIGASRAGYVQLVVPIIALIISTVFENYTWSVLGIVGVGFILSGNFIVLERGKTKQAAKYDKQ from the coding sequence TTGAAAAATATCTTTCTATATCTCACCCCTGCGCTAATCTGGGGTTCTACCTGGTTCGCTATCACCTTTCAGGTTGGTGAGGTTGACGCTATTGTCTCGGTTAGCTATCGGTTTTTGCTCGCCGGGGTTATCCTTTTGGTCTATTCAAAATTCAGAAAACTAAACCTGACGTTCAACAGAAGTGAACATGGCTTTATATTACTGCAGGGCTTGTTCTTATTCGGCTTCAATTACTGGATGGTTTATTTAGCCGAGCAAGTATTAACCAGTGGACTTGTAGCGCTCATCTTTTCCACCATGCTCTTCATGAATATTTTCAACAGCCGGATTTTCTTAAAAAACGTCATCCCCTGGAAAGTTTATGGCGGTGCGGTTCTTGGTTTGACCGGAATTGTGATGATATTCTATAAAGACCTGCTGAATTTTTCCTTCTCCGATGCGGCATCCATTGCACTGCTTCAGGCCATAGGCGCATCATACATTGCTTCGCTTGGGAATATTATTTCGGCCCGAAATCAGTCAGCCGGTTTACCCATACTTCAAACCAATGCCATTGGGATGACTTATGGGGCTATTGCTATGGCAGCAGTTGCACTCTTTAGTGGATATACGTTTTCCTATGAAAGTGATATCACCTACAGTTTATCGCTATTGTATTTAGCTGTTTTTGGATCGGTATTCGCTTTTGGTGCTTACCTAAGTTTGATTGGCAGAATAGGGGCGAGCCGGGCCGGATATGTACAGCTCGTAGTGCCAATTATTGCTTTGATAATTTCCACTGTTTTTGAGAATTACACATGGTCAGTATTGGGGATAGTCGGCGTTGGTTTTATTCTCTCAGGGAATTTTATAGTGCTTGAAAGAGGGAAGACAAAGCAGGCTGCTAAGTATGACAAGCAGTGA
- a CDS encoding bleomycin resistance protein — MKNAVNWFEIPVTDIERSKAFYEAIFGFEMYSMNLGDGLDMALFPSEPEGVGGSLIKNADYYYPSDSKGPLVYLNANPDLQKVLDKVEDAGGEISIPKRQISPDHGFMAVIKDSEGNRIALHSDK, encoded by the coding sequence ATGAAGAATGCAGTCAATTGGTTTGAAATTCCTGTAACAGATATAGAACGATCCAAAGCATTTTATGAAGCTATCTTTGGCTTTGAGATGTATTCTATGAATTTAGGCGATGGACTGGATATGGCTTTATTCCCATCTGAGCCGGAAGGGGTAGGCGGCTCCCTTATCAAAAATGCAGATTACTATTATCCGAGTGATTCTAAAGGGCCGTTGGTTTATCTGAATGCCAATCCTGATCTACAAAAAGTATTAGACAAGGTTGAAGATGCAGGAGGAGAAATTTCCATTCCTAAAAGACAGATTTCCCCCGATCATGGTTTTATGGCGGTAATTAAAGATTCAGAAGGGAACCGGATTGCGCTTCATTCAGATAAATAG
- a CDS encoding amidohydrolase, whose protein sequence is MRFFTILFSFGCLVALTFTSCENAKPKNSTFAISGATLFDGTGAEAISNSIIIVREGRIECVGEQGDCSIPSNAETIDASGKYITPGMIDAHMHFSQTGFFDGRPDAMDITDEYPFPDVAAYQKQNPQRYYDSYLCSGITGVYDVGGFSWTIDLQEEAENNPKAPHVAAAGPLLTPAPGAPFDLPSDRVLVNLDSEETGVKTVQYLSSLGSTGIKFWQINTRSDEYKDWVSTAAEEIRKEGNQMIAHATTLEQAKFALENGAKLLVHSVGDVEVDEEFLEMAKENGTYYNPTLIVSAGYMLAYKAAADIEPIPVNDPNGCIDTRTKELITTASQFKDHPRLTENFKERLRSFNYEEDMPEVIQYENLKTIHESGIPVVVGTDAGNPGTLHGVSIFDELEAMQSAGITAEDLIVMATKNGAESMRRGDDFGTLEVGKFGNLIILDENPSQDISNMRSLSHVMIKGNLIEVGSSK, encoded by the coding sequence ATGAGATTCTTTACTATTCTTTTTTCTTTCGGATGCCTTGTAGCCCTTACCTTCACATCTTGCGAAAATGCCAAACCAAAAAATTCTACCTTTGCTATTTCTGGAGCAACTTTGTTTGATGGGACCGGAGCTGAAGCTATTTCAAATAGCATAATTATAGTTAGAGAAGGTCGGATTGAATGTGTGGGTGAACAGGGTGACTGTTCAATTCCGTCTAATGCTGAGACTATTGACGCTTCCGGAAAATACATTACACCGGGTATGATTGATGCACATATGCACTTTTCACAGACCGGTTTTTTTGATGGTCGTCCGGATGCTATGGACATCACAGACGAATATCCGTTCCCGGATGTTGCCGCTTATCAAAAGCAAAACCCCCAGCGCTATTATGACTCGTATTTATGTTCCGGAATAACGGGGGTCTATGATGTCGGTGGTTTTTCATGGACGATTGATTTACAGGAAGAAGCAGAAAATAATCCTAAAGCACCACATGTAGCGGCAGCAGGACCACTTCTCACCCCAGCTCCGGGCGCTCCATTTGACTTACCCTCAGATCGGGTACTTGTGAACCTAGACTCAGAAGAAACGGGGGTGAAAACCGTTCAATACCTTTCTTCCTTAGGGAGTACGGGGATCAAGTTTTGGCAGATAAATACAAGAAGTGATGAGTATAAGGATTGGGTGTCAACAGCGGCGGAAGAAATTAGAAAAGAAGGCAACCAGATGATCGCCCATGCTACAACGCTGGAGCAGGCCAAATTCGCATTGGAAAACGGCGCAAAGCTATTAGTACATAGTGTAGGAGATGTAGAAGTAGATGAAGAATTCCTGGAGATGGCTAAAGAAAACGGAACTTACTATAACCCAACGCTGATTGTGAGTGCGGGATACATGCTTGCATATAAAGCAGCGGCAGATATTGAACCTATTCCGGTCAACGATCCCAATGGATGCATAGATACAAGAACCAAAGAGTTGATTACAACCGCATCACAATTTAAAGACCATCCAAGGCTTACAGAAAATTTTAAGGAACGACTTCGGTCATTTAATTATGAGGAAGATATGCCGGAAGTAATTCAATATGAAAACCTAAAAACTATACATGAATCAGGAATACCGGTAGTGGTTGGTACGGATGCCGGAAACCCGGGAACACTACATGGGGTTTCAATTTTTGATGAGCTTGAAGCAATGCAGTCAGCTGGCATTACAGCTGAAGATTTGATTGTAATGGCCACCAAAAATGGAGCGGAATCCATGCGAAGAGGTGATGATTTTGGAACCCTTGAAGTTGGAAAATTCGGCAATTTGATTATTCTGGATGAAAACCCTTCTCAGGATATTTCAAACATGCGATCTTTATCCCATGTCATGATTAAAGGAAACCTTATAGAGGTTGGATCTTCTAAATAA
- a CDS encoding NAD(P)H-dependent oxidoreductase, with translation MEFQEALKWRYATKKMNGDQVPEEKLDNILEAIRMAPTSIGLQPFTVIHIQDQEIKEKIKPIAYGQPQITESSDLLVFAAWNEVTQERIDNFVELTGEIRDLNEEELKPLRDMADGVASRTIEEQREWSARQAYIALGFGLSAAAIEEVDASPMEGFKNEELDEFLDLESKGLHSVSLMALGYRDEENDWLAPMKKVRRPKDELFIEPNVPQMA, from the coding sequence ATGGAATTTCAAGAAGCGCTTAAGTGGCGATATGCAACAAAGAAAATGAACGGCGATCAAGTACCGGAAGAAAAGCTGGATAACATTTTGGAAGCTATTCGGATGGCTCCGACTTCAATCGGTTTACAGCCCTTTACGGTTATTCATATTCAAGATCAGGAGATTAAAGAAAAGATTAAGCCGATTGCTTACGGACAACCTCAGATTACAGAAAGTTCAGACTTGCTGGTTTTTGCTGCGTGGAATGAGGTTACTCAAGAACGTATTGATAATTTTGTAGAGCTTACCGGTGAGATCCGTGACTTAAATGAAGAAGAGCTAAAGCCGCTTCGTGATATGGCTGATGGAGTAGCTTCAAGAACGATTGAAGAACAACGCGAATGGTCCGCCCGACAAGCTTACATAGCGCTCGGCTTTGGGCTTTCTGCTGCAGCTATTGAGGAAGTTGATGCAAGCCCAATGGAAGGTTTTAAGAATGAAGAATTGGATGAATTTCTGGACTTAGAATCGAAAGGTCTTCATAGTGTTTCGTTGATGGCTTTAGGCTACAGAGATGAAGAAAATGATTGGCTCGCACCTATGAAGAAAGTCCGCCGTCCGAAAGATGAATTATTTATAGAACCAAATGTTCCTCAGATGGCATAA
- a CDS encoding tRNA uridine-5-carboxymethylaminomethyl(34) synthesis GTPase MnmE: MNEIAEKPPIAAIATPVGEGGIAVIRVSGLNAISKVNEAFKDKDLTKQDSHTVHFGKIMNKNNLPVDEVLVTLFRSPKSYTGEETVEISCHGGVLVTQSVLETILALGVKSAEPGEFTQRAFLNGKLDLDQAEAVADLIHAKSSKALDAAHQQLEGQLGHHIKSFRQQIIDATAMVELELDFIEEDVEFANKEQLQKLLEDLDEEITKLLETYETGRLVKDGVKTVLIGRPNAGKSTLLNTLVGSDRAIVTEIAGTTRDTIDADWSYDGLLFKLIDTAGLRETQDIVEAEGVKRSQKAFEQADLVIYLKDLSQAFTEDERKEIADFQKRSKETPFILIGTKADIEAEKEWRTEFDLKISALEGEKIKELKQLLKDRALENKHYDASSLLVTSTRHRDALQKTKEHVQSALRALAQDMTGDFLSIDLRAALKELGTITGEITNEDVLDSIFSRFCIGK; encoded by the coding sequence ATGAATGAAATAGCAGAAAAACCACCCATCGCTGCCATTGCTACACCTGTTGGAGAAGGTGGCATAGCCGTTATTCGAGTTTCGGGATTGAATGCCATTTCCAAAGTGAACGAAGCCTTTAAAGACAAAGACCTGACGAAGCAGGATTCTCATACCGTCCATTTCGGGAAAATCATGAATAAGAATAACCTTCCAGTTGATGAGGTTTTGGTCACCCTGTTTCGTTCTCCAAAATCTTACACCGGTGAAGAAACGGTAGAAATTTCTTGCCACGGTGGTGTTTTAGTTACCCAATCTGTTTTAGAAACTATTCTTGCTCTTGGAGTGAAGTCTGCCGAACCCGGGGAATTCACCCAGCGAGCATTCTTAAATGGGAAGTTAGATCTGGATCAAGCTGAAGCCGTCGCCGATCTCATTCATGCCAAAAGTTCAAAAGCATTGGATGCCGCCCATCAGCAACTCGAAGGTCAGCTTGGTCATCACATCAAAAGCTTTAGACAGCAAATTATTGACGCTACTGCGATGGTAGAGCTGGAGCTCGATTTCATTGAGGAAGATGTAGAATTCGCGAACAAGGAACAGCTTCAGAAACTACTCGAAGATCTTGATGAAGAAATCACCAAACTGCTCGAAACTTATGAAACCGGACGTCTGGTAAAAGATGGTGTCAAGACCGTATTAATTGGCCGGCCCAACGCCGGAAAGTCTACCTTGCTGAATACGTTGGTGGGCAGTGACCGAGCCATTGTTACTGAAATTGCAGGAACCACCCGCGACACCATCGATGCCGACTGGAGCTACGATGGATTGCTGTTCAAACTCATCGACACAGCCGGACTGCGAGAAACCCAAGATATAGTGGAAGCTGAAGGGGTTAAAAGATCACAGAAAGCTTTTGAACAAGCTGATTTAGTCATTTACTTAAAAGACTTATCTCAGGCTTTTACCGAAGATGAACGGAAGGAAATTGCTGATTTTCAGAAAAGATCTAAAGAAACACCCTTCATTTTAATTGGCACCAAAGCCGATATTGAAGCAGAAAAAGAATGGCGTACCGAATTTGATCTCAAAATCTCAGCCCTTGAAGGAGAAAAAATCAAGGAGCTTAAACAGTTGCTGAAAGACCGTGCTTTGGAAAACAAACACTACGACGCCTCGAGTCTGCTAGTTACCTCTACCCGACACCGTGACGCCCTCCAAAAAACAAAAGAACATGTGCAGTCTGCTTTACGTGCTTTGGCTCAAGATATGACTGGAGACTTTCTCTCTATTGATTTACGGGCGGCTCTAAAAGAGCTTGGAACAATCACCGGAGAAATAACAAATGAAGATGTCTTAGACAGCATATTTTCCCGCTTTTGTATCGGGAAATAA
- a CDS encoding DUF1328 domain-containing protein translates to MLRWTITFFVIAIVAGILGFGGIAGAAAGIAEICFYIFIVLFIASLIFGKRPKV, encoded by the coding sequence ATGTTACGATGGACGATCACTTTTTTTGTTATAGCGATAGTTGCCGGTATCCTTGGTTTTGGAGGAATCGCAGGAGCTGCGGCAGGGATTGCTGAAATTTGTTTTTATATCTTCATTGTACTGTTCATTGCTTCTCTCATTTTCGGGAAACGCCCCAAGGTTTAA
- the hutH gene encoding histidine ammonia-lyase, with protein MKIKISSLYSDIEQSISQLKKDPGPVLNARAIVDEALTKNEAFYGINTGFGVLATKRIGADQLKQLQRNLILSHAVGTGDLISKEISRLMLQLKIHALGIGYSGISKETFDRLIYFVDHDLIPVIPEKGSVGASGDLAPLAHMSLPLLGFGSFWNEDGTDTIPAEELLKKHNMEPIDLQPKDGLSLINGTQLMSGYGAFVLEKTLRLLKSSDLLGAMSLEALQGSIKPFDKRIHEIRPHSGQQAVAENVRKLLAESEILESHRNCGKVQDPYSLRCIPQVHGASRDAISHCVQTVQTEINSVTDNPLVFQNGDIISGGNFHGQPLALVLDYAAIALAELASISERRTYLLLGGHDGLPKLLMEETGINSGFMIPQYTSAALVSENKVLCHPASVDSIPTSLGQEDHVSMGSVGALKLLNVFKNVEQVLAIELFTAAQALDFRTPLKPGKGVEQAHKYIREQIPHAHEDHFFKDEINVAVDLLLDKNLIDPLKLN; from the coding sequence ATGAAAATAAAGATCAGCAGCCTGTATTCAGATATTGAACAGTCAATATCTCAACTAAAAAAAGATCCTGGTCCGGTGCTGAATGCACGGGCTATTGTGGATGAGGCTTTAACAAAAAACGAAGCTTTTTATGGAATCAACACGGGATTTGGGGTTTTAGCCACTAAACGCATTGGGGCCGATCAGCTTAAGCAGCTTCAGAGGAATCTGATTCTTTCTCACGCCGTTGGAACCGGAGATTTGATTTCCAAAGAGATTTCAAGGCTTATGCTACAGCTCAAAATCCACGCTTTGGGTATTGGATATTCTGGTATTTCTAAAGAGACTTTCGACCGACTGATTTATTTCGTTGACCATGATCTGATCCCGGTTATCCCCGAAAAAGGAAGTGTAGGGGCTTCTGGAGATTTAGCTCCGCTGGCACATATGTCACTTCCCTTGTTAGGATTTGGCTCTTTTTGGAATGAAGACGGCACGGACACTATCCCGGCTGAAGAGCTGCTTAAAAAGCATAACATGGAACCTATTGACCTTCAACCCAAAGACGGCCTATCTCTTATTAATGGGACGCAGCTGATGAGTGGCTATGGGGCTTTTGTGTTAGAAAAAACACTCCGGCTTTTAAAATCTTCAGACTTATTAGGAGCAATGAGTTTGGAGGCCTTGCAGGGAAGTATTAAGCCTTTTGATAAACGCATTCATGAGATAAGGCCACATTCCGGTCAGCAAGCAGTTGCTGAGAATGTGCGAAAACTGTTGGCAGAAAGTGAAATTTTAGAGTCACATCGAAATTGCGGGAAAGTCCAAGATCCATATTCACTCCGATGCATTCCGCAAGTTCATGGCGCTAGTCGGGATGCGATATCGCATTGCGTGCAAACGGTTCAAACCGAAATCAATTCAGTAACAGACAACCCGCTGGTTTTCCAAAACGGTGATATTATAAGCGGAGGGAATTTCCATGGGCAACCACTTGCTCTGGTTTTAGATTATGCGGCCATTGCCTTAGCAGAATTGGCAAGCATTTCAGAGAGAAGAACCTATCTATTGCTGGGAGGGCACGACGGACTCCCTAAGTTACTGATGGAAGAAACAGGAATTAACTCCGGTTTTATGATTCCGCAGTACACATCCGCAGCTTTGGTATCGGAGAATAAGGTACTTTGCCATCCGGCTTCTGTAGATTCGATTCCTACCAGTTTAGGACAAGAAGACCACGTAAGTATGGGAAGTGTTGGGGCGTTAAAATTATTGAATGTCTTCAAAAATGTGGAACAGGTATTGGCTATAGAATTGTTTACAGCAGCTCAGGCATTGGATTTCCGTACCCCATTGAAACCCGGGAAAGGCGTGGAGCAAGCGCATAAATACATCAGGGAACAAATTCCCCATGCTCATGAAGATCATTTCTTTAAAGATGAAATTAATGTGGCAGTTGACTTGCTGCTGGACAAGAATTTAATAGATCCGTTGAAACTGAATTAA
- a CDS encoding MFS transporter, giving the protein MANGNPATANDFFGHPRGLSTLFFTELWERFSYYGMRALLVLFMTAEALGDNPGLGFSVGEATAIYGIYTFFVYVLSLPGGWVADNIWGQKKAVFIGGCIIAAGHFSMAVPTTTFFFIGLALIVIGTGLLKPNVSSMVGDIYPEGGARRDAGFSIFYMGINLGAILGPLLCGLLGEGYNWHYGFSLAGFGMVLGLISYKIGDKYLEGAGDLDENFTKEEVNRKSKIFYTVSSILIAVVVVFGFLQSSGAINVALDVLAQNLGIVAVIITLLFFGYIIFFGGHTQQEKKRLGVIFWLFILAALFWSGFEQAGSSLNLFAAELTNRAAGPSEFLGGYGSFILTAILAIPIGWYTLKAFRRDDLWQVAKIALVASAVGVLAFFYWVFTQIGSGWIIPASTLQLINPTFIVIFAPIFGFMWTWLASKNANPSIPVKFGLGLFGLAAGFFVLAWGSANASSTSLVSPAWLIVTYFLHTVGELCLSPVGLSSMTKLAPKNRVSQMMGIWFVAAALGNLMAGLLAGQLETLAPSGLFQSVALIVGGGGIVALLAAPPIRKLMGDVE; this is encoded by the coding sequence ATGGCAAACGGGAATCCCGCCACTGCAAATGACTTTTTTGGACATCCGCGTGGCTTATCAACATTATTTTTTACTGAACTTTGGGAGCGCTTCAGTTATTATGGCATGCGCGCCCTCTTGGTTCTTTTCATGACGGCAGAAGCTCTTGGCGATAATCCGGGTTTGGGATTTAGTGTTGGTGAAGCAACTGCTATTTATGGTATCTATACGTTCTTTGTATATGTGCTTTCCTTACCCGGTGGTTGGGTAGCTGACAACATTTGGGGGCAGAAAAAAGCCGTATTTATTGGAGGTTGTATTATTGCAGCCGGCCACTTCAGCATGGCTGTACCAACAACAACCTTCTTTTTTATCGGACTTGCCCTTATTGTAATCGGTACCGGTCTTTTGAAGCCAAACGTAAGCTCTATGGTAGGAGATATCTACCCTGAAGGCGGAGCTCGCCGTGATGCAGGCTTCTCCATATTTTATATGGGTATTAACCTTGGTGCTATTCTTGGCCCTCTTCTATGTGGTCTGCTTGGTGAAGGTTACAACTGGCATTATGGATTTTCACTCGCCGGTTTTGGAATGGTACTTGGCCTGATTTCCTACAAGATTGGTGATAAGTATCTGGAAGGTGCCGGAGATCTTGATGAGAACTTTACCAAAGAAGAAGTAAATAGAAAAAGTAAAATCTTCTATACCGTCTCTTCTATTCTTATCGCTGTTGTTGTTGTATTTGGGTTCCTTCAAAGTTCAGGAGCTATTAATGTAGCATTGGATGTATTGGCTCAAAACCTTGGTATTGTTGCCGTAATCATTACACTTTTATTCTTTGGGTATATCATCTTTTTTGGAGGACATACTCAACAAGAGAAAAAACGATTAGGCGTAATTTTCTGGCTGTTTATCCTCGCCGCTTTATTCTGGAGTGGATTTGAGCAAGCGGGTTCATCATTGAATCTATTTGCTGCTGAATTAACCAATCGTGCTGCCGGACCAAGTGAATTCCTGGGCGGATATGGTTCTTTTATTTTGACTGCCATTCTAGCCATTCCTATCGGCTGGTATACATTAAAAGCTTTTAGGAGAGATGACCTCTGGCAAGTAGCTAAAATTGCCTTGGTAGCCTCTGCTGTAGGTGTCCTTGCCTTTTTCTACTGGGTTTTTACTCAAATAGGCAGTGGCTGGATTATTCCTGCAAGTACACTTCAGCTTATTAACCCAACCTTTATTGTGATCTTTGCTCCTATATTTGGATTTATGTGGACTTGGCTCGCATCTAAAAATGCTAACCCTTCAATTCCTGTTAAGTTTGGCTTGGGTCTTTTCGGACTTGCCGCCGGATTCTTTGTTCTAGCCTGGGGTTCAGCTAATGCATCATCCACAAGCTTGGTTTCCCCCGCATGGCTGATTGTCACGTACTTCCTGCACACAGTAGGTGAACTTTGTTTATCACCTGTAGGGCTTTCCTCTATGACCAAACTCGCACCAAAAAACCGCGTTTCTCAAATGATGGGAATCTGGTTTGTAGCAGCTGCATTAGGAAATCTCATGGCCGGATTACTTGCAGGTCAGCTCGAGACTCTAGCTCCATCTGGACTTTTCCAGAGTGTTGCTCTTATTGTAGGTGGCGGTGGGATTGTAGCACTCCTTGCTGCACCTCCAATCCGTAAGCTAATGGGTGACGTTGAATAA